A stretch of the Bacillus sp. B-jedd genome encodes the following:
- a CDS encoding SPFH domain-containing protein, with protein MSFFKNQFANVVEWQEFRDDMIFYKWSNREIKKGSKLIIRPGQDAIFFKNGKIEGIFRDEGEYDIESQIIPFLSTLKGFKFGFNSGMRVEVLFVNTKEFVVKWGTQNAINIPSLGLPGGLPIRANGTFHFKVTDYISLIDEIAGVREQYLVEDVRIRITSVLDQLLMKWISREGKDMYNLQANSFDIARGIQEDLDMQMLKSGISITAFNVMSFSYPKEIQDMITKNASHGMVGDVNRYQQISLTDGMASGKMSGGGTASDIAGMMMGMNIAGKMMNQMNQPSPNQSVSVENPEPPREGADSQKGPNFCPNCGNKTEGAKFCSNCGQKLV; from the coding sequence ATGTCGTTTTTTAAAAACCAATTTGCAAATGTAGTAGAGTGGCAGGAATTCAGAGATGATATGATTTTTTATAAATGGAGCAACCGCGAAATTAAAAAAGGAAGTAAACTGATTATCCGTCCTGGCCAGGATGCCATCTTTTTTAAAAACGGGAAAATAGAAGGGATATTCCGTGATGAAGGCGAGTATGATATCGAATCGCAAATTATCCCTTTCTTATCGACATTAAAGGGATTCAAGTTCGGATTTAATAGCGGCATGCGGGTAGAAGTGCTGTTTGTGAACACGAAAGAGTTTGTCGTGAAATGGGGAACGCAAAATGCGATTAATATCCCCTCACTAGGACTTCCAGGCGGCCTCCCGATACGCGCGAACGGAACCTTTCATTTTAAAGTGACTGATTATATTTCCCTAATTGATGAAATTGCCGGTGTTCGCGAGCAATATTTAGTAGAGGATGTCCGAATTCGGATTACATCGGTTCTCGATCAGCTTTTGATGAAGTGGATTTCGAGAGAAGGAAAGGATATGTACAATCTGCAAGCCAACTCTTTCGACATCGCTCGAGGCATTCAAGAGGATTTAGATATGCAAATGTTGAAGAGCGGGATATCGATTACCGCGTTTAATGTCATGAGCTTTAGCTATCCAAAAGAAATTCAAGACATGATTACGAAAAACGCTTCACATGGGATGGTTGGGGATGTCAATCGCTACCAGCAAATCTCACTCACAGATGGCATGGCCAGCGGCAAAATGAGCGGTGGAGGAACAGCCTCTGATATCGCGGGCATGATGATGGGGATGAATATCGCAGGCAAAATGATGAATCAAATGAATCAGCCATCTCCTAATCAGTCTGTTTCAGTGGAAAATCCCGAACCGCCTCGAGAAGGAGCAGACAGTCAAAAAGGACCGAACTTCTGCCCAAATTGCGGCAATAAAACAGAAGGAGCCAAATTCTGTTCAAACTGTGGACAGAAATTAGTTTAA
- a CDS encoding PilZ domain-containing protein — protein sequence MHQLLNKRQYNRFSFEQPVKATMTLATLPAGSGSVSEGEFTIYVLDLSAGGLWMISKCNLEVNFLTIYKIPLEVEEKKILLYGKVVRKRKLSDGYYDYGISFSHFFNYEGGFVNG from the coding sequence ATGCACCAACTATTAAACAAGAGACAGTATAATAGATTTTCGTTTGAACAACCTGTCAAAGCGACAATGACCCTGGCTACGCTTCCTGCGGGATCGGGGAGTGTTTCTGAAGGGGAATTCACTATTTATGTGCTCGACTTAAGTGCTGGCGGGCTCTGGATGATTAGCAAGTGTAATTTAGAGGTGAATTTTTTGACAATTTATAAAATCCCTCTTGAGGTTGAAGAAAAAAAGATCCTTTTATATGGAAAGGTTGTTAGAAAGAGAAAGCTGTCTGATGGTTATTATGACTATGGGATTAGTTTTAGCCATTTTTTCAATTACGAGGGCGGCTTTGTAAATGGGTAG
- a CDS encoding TPM domain-containing protein — MRKNLMQNRGFFVLLMMLMILPWGMSTANAESFDRNHYIYDYAELLTKDEAAELQQIASEHGIESETAFIIVTLDDSNGKDIVQYVQDFYDEHGPGYDQPHGNTAILAIDMSERDVYLAGFKKAEEYLDDSRLDLIREEITPDLSDGQYFDAFSTFINSAYEYMGIEPDVGDDSYADYGLVGSPQTDDFYEFAGPPSENLFFLWWFQLIVALILAGVIVTIMAYGAGGRVTVNAQTYMDRSRSKVVNQYDNFVRQTVTKQRKPSNDANKFSGGGGGGGVTMGGHSHSGSRGKF, encoded by the coding sequence GTGAGAAAAAATCTTATGCAAAATCGAGGATTTTTTGTTTTACTGATGATGCTGATGATTTTGCCATGGGGAATGTCAACTGCGAACGCGGAGAGCTTTGACCGGAATCATTATATATATGACTATGCCGAGTTGTTAACGAAGGATGAGGCCGCGGAACTTCAACAGATCGCTAGTGAACACGGAATAGAGAGCGAGACCGCTTTTATCATCGTGACCTTAGATGATTCAAACGGGAAGGATATTGTCCAGTATGTCCAGGATTTCTATGACGAGCATGGTCCTGGATACGACCAGCCACATGGAAATACAGCCATCCTAGCCATTGACATGAGTGAACGTGATGTCTATTTGGCAGGCTTTAAAAAAGCGGAGGAGTATTTGGATGATAGCCGCCTTGACCTCATTCGTGAGGAAATTACGCCTGATTTATCAGACGGCCAATATTTTGATGCTTTCTCAACATTTATAAATAGTGCCTATGAATATATGGGCATTGAGCCGGATGTCGGAGACGATAGCTATGCGGATTATGGATTGGTAGGGAGCCCGCAAACGGATGATTTTTATGAATTTGCAGGCCCACCTTCTGAAAATCTATTTTTTCTATGGTGGTTTCAATTAATCGTTGCACTGATCCTGGCGGGGGTTATTGTTACAATCATGGCCTATGGTGCCGGCGGCAGGGTCACGGTAAATGCACAGACCTATATGGATCGTAGCCGTTCAAAAGTAGTGAACCAGTATGATAACTTTGTTAGACAAACCGTAACAAAGCAGAGGAAACCGTCCAATGATGCAAACAAGTTTAGCGGCGGTGGTGGTGGTGGCGGCGTCACCATGGGCGGCCATTCGCATAGCGGCAGCAGAGGAAAGTTTTAA
- a CDS encoding PspA/IM30 family protein, with translation MSIFSRIKDIMDGKIDALDGTEDLEKMVEDNLRDLNRDLGKVKAEVASVLADEQRLKRELNECEENIEKMERYSIRAQDEGNEGDVRTFQEKKAVMAEKLSELQAAVQWASSKSEQLKPILDQLIADISELESIKRDGF, from the coding sequence GTGAGCATTTTTTCGAGGATCAAGGATATTATGGATGGCAAAATTGATGCTTTGGATGGAACCGAGGATTTGGAGAAAATGGTTGAGGATAATTTACGTGATCTAAATAGGGATTTAGGGAAGGTAAAAGCGGAAGTGGCATCCGTATTGGCAGATGAGCAGCGCTTGAAGCGGGAACTGAATGAATGCGAAGAAAATATTGAGAAAATGGAACGATACTCCATTAGGGCTCAAGATGAGGGCAATGAAGGAGATGTAAGAACGTTTCAAGAAAAAAAGGCGGTTATGGCGGAAAAATTATCTGAGCTGCAAGCAGCCGTTCAGTGGGCTTCATCAAAATCCGAGCAGTTAAAACCGATTCTTGATCAACTCATTGCTGATATCAGTGAATTGGAGTCTATTAAAAGAGACGGTTTTTGA
- a CDS encoding PTS ascorbate transporter subunit IIC, producing the protein MNAIQWIATNIFGVPAILLGSIVLLGLLLQKKSASQTISGTFKAMIGFLIINVGAGVIVGALTVFEPMWKEVFGLEVSSLGKFLGQEAFNSKYGSAVTLAMFIGFIINVLLARFTKFKYIYLTGHMMFWTTMIFAGIVVDAVGNVSFGKLVFFLSIFMGLYWTFQPAVVQPFMRKVTGNDNIALGHTSAVVALLAALLGKVLGNKENDSEKIKLPKGLEFLRDSNVITALTMGILFFVGAVILMGKGTPGAKELIAQSGDQNFIIYSIIQSLTFAGGIAVVLLGVKMFIGEIVPAFNGIATKLVPGARPALDCPVVFTFAPNAVILGFLGAFAGALIWLVVLGNTVAYVFVPTMIVLFFHGATAGVFGNATGGVRGALIGGFVTATVVAWGQYLTVKFLLDSTIPDTAMWAADSDMFVLGPIVKAIAKLLF; encoded by the coding sequence ATGAACGCAATTCAATGGATCGCAACCAATATATTTGGTGTACCAGCAATTTTATTGGGTTCTATTGTTTTACTGGGTTTACTTCTACAGAAAAAATCTGCTAGTCAAACGATTAGTGGAACGTTTAAAGCGATGATTGGATTCCTAATTATCAATGTCGGTGCTGGTGTTATTGTCGGAGCCTTAACTGTATTCGAACCGATGTGGAAAGAGGTATTCGGACTGGAAGTAAGTTCGTTAGGGAAATTTTTAGGGCAAGAAGCTTTTAATTCAAAATACGGATCAGCTGTAACCCTTGCAATGTTTATTGGATTTATTATTAACGTATTACTTGCACGTTTTACCAAGTTCAAATATATCTATCTAACAGGCCACATGATGTTCTGGACGACCATGATATTTGCGGGAATTGTTGTTGATGCAGTAGGGAATGTTTCATTTGGAAAATTAGTATTCTTCCTTTCTATCTTTATGGGGTTATATTGGACATTCCAACCTGCAGTTGTCCAACCATTTATGCGTAAGGTAACAGGTAATGACAATATTGCCCTAGGTCATACTTCTGCAGTGGTAGCATTGTTGGCAGCTTTACTTGGAAAAGTACTTGGCAACAAAGAAAATGATTCAGAAAAAATCAAACTGCCAAAAGGACTTGAATTTTTAAGGGATTCGAATGTCATTACAGCTTTAACAATGGGGATTTTATTCTTCGTAGGTGCTGTTATTTTAATGGGAAAAGGGACTCCTGGGGCTAAAGAGCTGATTGCGCAATCAGGCGATCAAAACTTTATCATCTATTCTATTATTCAATCATTAACATTTGCCGGTGGTATAGCGGTTGTATTGCTTGGGGTTAAAATGTTCATTGGTGAAATTGTGCCAGCCTTTAATGGGATTGCAACAAAACTAGTTCCTGGGGCAAGACCGGCGCTAGACTGTCCAGTTGTCTTCACATTTGCACCAAATGCTGTCATTCTTGGATTCTTAGGTGCATTTGCGGGAGCGTTAATATGGCTGGTGGTTTTGGGTAACACCGTAGCATATGTATTTGTACCAACCATGATTGTACTTTTCTTCCATGGGGCAACTGCTGGAGTATTCGGTAATGCTACTGGAGGAGTCCGTGGAGCGCTTATCGGCGGTTTTGTAACAGCAACAGTGGTTGCGTGGGGACAATATCTAACAGTTAAGTTCCTACTGGATTCTACGATTCCTGATACAGCAATGTGGGCTGCAGACTCTGATATGTTTGTACTCGGACCAATTGTAAAGGCAATCGCGAAACTCTTATTCTAA
- a CDS encoding DUF4084 domain-containing protein — protein sequence MENFDPIFPFGVIPITIQQREKHLIYFTIFHTLGYYFCILYWKDDDWLRMLVGDFFSITAPIMAGIVLWKISRKMDKNSKTFWLLISLGCFSYGAAEGIWNYYELFLKVEVPYPGWTDLFYMLQVFFYLLAFLHRIWSKRNGLHLIKFIFDTCIIMTVAISFNWHFIIRDILAQKENDFLYTFVSLSYPVSDLILLLGAISFYMGSKKFFPSKVLYIIFFSLVIQVYADTAYLYLTAHSLYFSGGLYDPLWSLGMLLMGIAGIGDLRDQRERESGKGLQACDGEVENDTFSFRIVLPYLTVIFLLVVMITYSKEINSLIIGSVVSILLVIFRQIFTLQENKSLLKKYHVLNEELELKIEERTIEITNKNEQLLSAVQNMKHMAYHDVLSGLPNRRMFLEKLTEAIAEAKKNSLKFAVAFIDLDRFKNINDTLGHDLGDLLLQYVSKQMVQALGKNAIISRQGGDEFTILLNRLADESELIQSIHNIQSILANPIQINGHELHVSMSIGIAFYPKDGQSPEELLKHADMAMYSAKGISGNSFNFYSIGMNETLSRKIMLENGLRKAVENDEFLLHYQPQVNIETEEIIGMEALIRWNKGGSGLVSPAEFIPLAEETGLIIPIGEWVLYEACKQVKTWHDLGYDELKLSVNLSPLQFLHENLIEMIASVLKETKFKPNSLEIEITEGVAVYDVGEVISKMHALRDLGVQISIDDFGTGYCSLIYLKQFPINTLKIAQPFIQGMTNSKLDHSLVSSIIDMGHSMGLTVIAEGVETTGQLQSLVELGCDEVQGFIYSKPLPPEQFGSIMKMKHLGQAGAILG from the coding sequence TTGGAAAATTTTGATCCTATCTTTCCATTTGGAGTGATTCCCATTACGATTCAGCAGCGAGAGAAGCATTTAATTTACTTTACAATTTTTCATACCTTGGGCTATTACTTTTGTATCCTTTACTGGAAAGATGATGATTGGCTTAGAATGTTAGTCGGCGATTTCTTCTCTATTACCGCACCAATCATGGCGGGTATTGTGCTGTGGAAGATATCAAGAAAAATGGACAAAAACAGCAAAACGTTTTGGCTGTTAATATCCTTGGGCTGTTTTTCCTATGGAGCAGCGGAGGGGATCTGGAATTACTACGAACTTTTTTTGAAAGTGGAGGTTCCTTATCCCGGCTGGACCGATCTATTTTACATGCTCCAAGTGTTTTTTTATCTGCTTGCCTTCCTTCATCGAATCTGGTCAAAGCGAAATGGTTTGCATCTAATCAAATTCATATTTGATACATGTATAATTATGACAGTAGCCATTTCGTTCAACTGGCACTTTATCATAAGGGATATACTGGCTCAGAAGGAAAATGATTTTTTATACACATTTGTTTCACTAAGCTACCCAGTCAGTGACCTTATTCTCCTGTTAGGCGCCATTAGCTTCTACATGGGTTCCAAGAAATTTTTTCCATCTAAAGTTTTGTATATCATTTTTTTCAGCCTGGTAATCCAGGTATATGCGGATACCGCTTATCTGTATTTAACGGCTCATTCACTCTACTTCTCTGGTGGCTTATATGATCCGCTTTGGTCACTTGGGATGCTGCTTATGGGAATCGCAGGAATAGGCGATCTTAGGGATCAGCGGGAACGGGAGTCCGGAAAAGGCTTGCAAGCCTGCGACGGTGAGGTTGAAAATGATACCTTTTCATTCAGAATCGTATTGCCTTATTTGACTGTTATTTTTTTACTCGTTGTGATGATTACATATAGTAAAGAAATCAACAGCTTAATCATAGGTTCGGTTGTATCGATTTTATTGGTTATCTTCAGGCAGATTTTCACCCTGCAGGAGAATAAGTCTTTGTTGAAAAAGTATCATGTCCTGAATGAGGAATTGGAATTAAAAATTGAAGAGCGGACGATTGAAATCACCAATAAAAATGAACAGCTTCTTTCGGCTGTGCAAAATATGAAACATATGGCATATCATGATGTGCTGAGCGGCTTGCCGAATCGGAGAATGTTTTTGGAAAAACTGACTGAAGCTATTGCCGAAGCAAAAAAAAATTCATTGAAATTTGCTGTTGCTTTTATAGATTTGGACCGGTTTAAAAATATTAATGATACACTTGGCCATGATTTAGGCGATTTGCTGCTTCAATATGTTTCGAAACAAATGGTTCAAGCCCTGGGGAAAAATGCGATCATTTCCAGACAGGGAGGCGATGAGTTTACGATTTTGCTAAACAGGCTGGCGGATGAGTCGGAGCTTATCCAGTCCATTCATAACATCCAATCCATCTTAGCAAATCCAATTCAGATTAACGGGCATGAATTGCACGTTTCAATGAGCATCGGAATTGCTTTCTATCCAAAAGATGGCCAAAGCCCTGAGGAATTGCTCAAGCACGCGGATATGGCGATGTACAGTGCCAAGGGCATTAGTGGTAACAGCTTTAATTTCTATTCAATTGGGATGAATGAGACGCTCTCGAGGAAAATAATGCTTGAAAACGGATTACGTAAAGCGGTAGAAAACGATGAATTCCTCCTGCATTATCAGCCGCAGGTGAATATTGAAACAGAGGAAATAATCGGCATGGAAGCATTAATCCGTTGGAATAAAGGTGGCTCGGGACTCGTGTCCCCTGCAGAATTTATTCCCCTTGCAGAGGAAACCGGTCTAATCATTCCGATTGGCGAGTGGGTTCTTTACGAAGCGTGCAAACAAGTAAAAACCTGGCATGATTTAGGTTACGATGAACTTAAACTTTCAGTGAATCTCTCACCCCTACAGTTTTTGCATGAAAATTTAATTGAAATGATTGCGAGTGTACTGAAGGAAACCAAGTTTAAACCGAACTCCCTCGAAATTGAAATTACCGAAGGGGTTGCTGTGTATGATGTGGGAGAAGTCATATCAAAAATGCATGCTCTACGGGATTTGGGCGTACAAATTTCAATCGATGATTTTGGGACAGGCTATTGCTCGCTCATTTATCTAAAACAATTTCCTATTAACACTTTAAAAATAGCTCAGCCATTTATACAAGGCATGACAAATAGTAAGCTTGACCATTCTCTTGTTAGCTCAATTATTGATATGGGTCATAGCATGGGCTTAACCGTTATTGCAGAAGGAGTCGAAACTACAGGACAGTTGCAATCGTTGGTGGAACTTGGATGTGACGAGGTACAGGGGTTCATCTACAGCAAACCGCTCCCTCCAGAACAATTTGGTTCGATTATGAAAATGAAACATTTAGGGCAAGCAGGGGCGATACTTGGATAA
- a CDS encoding BglG family transcription antiterminator yields the protein MSLDRRSTAILSHLVNAESIVPVREIMEKFMISRRTVYYDIEKINGWLKDNNLAQVNQVRGAGFSLNPEAANLIPGKINLLKAWHYEYSAKERKGWLALYLLGRDFPLFLEDLSEKLRVSRNTTIEDLKLLKEEIERFHLTLEFERKSGYRVVGEEDDKRKAIVYYLSNVLPNGGWETLLSKIPTILNLAEFNLNNRINLFELDELKAVKEIIAESETDLDVHFTDDFFHSLTFRFILFGKRLMQGKAIRIDDVEKEVLTETKEYKAACKIAGKLSDVFHINFPYDEVLYITKHLLSSKVQSSQRLLQESRTSETYLLTEVVSKMVTDFQKYACVFLKERDLLEKNLLLHMKPSYYRIKYGLEVENQVAELMKDKYPDIFLLTKKVIHHLENAIGKTVNDNEIALIAMHFGGWMRRTGVTPAIRKKMLIVCASGVGTSKLLEHQLEGLFSTIDIVGSVSLRKYETSDYDVDFVISTTPVTKKEVPVFVVSPILTEAEKEGLLKNVNALFGTNVIEKSTSVEGLLEIIKKHALVTNTEGLEKEVRRYFSKQQLKVDLSIKPSLHQLLTGEYIQLKKNVGDWKEAIRIGARPLLEKGNITEEYIQSMINTIIRLGPYIIVAPKVAIPHAKPENGVNKIGMSLLCLEEGVRFSESDRHEVNLLIVLAAIDGETHLKALSQLTTMFSEPGNVQKMVRAKSIEAILKTIEAYSS from the coding sequence ATGTCTTTGGATCGTCGTAGTACTGCTATACTATCCCACTTAGTTAATGCGGAATCAATTGTGCCGGTAAGAGAAATAATGGAAAAATTTATGATTTCCAGGCGTACAGTTTATTATGACATCGAAAAGATAAATGGCTGGCTAAAGGATAACAACCTTGCACAGGTAAATCAGGTGAGAGGGGCAGGATTCAGCCTGAATCCTGAAGCTGCCAATCTTATACCAGGAAAGATTAATCTGCTTAAGGCTTGGCACTATGAATACTCTGCAAAAGAAAGAAAAGGCTGGTTAGCCCTCTACTTACTAGGAAGAGATTTTCCCTTGTTTTTAGAGGACTTATCTGAAAAATTACGAGTCAGCCGGAATACTACAATTGAAGATCTAAAATTATTAAAAGAAGAGATTGAGCGATTTCATTTAACACTCGAGTTTGAACGTAAGTCGGGTTATCGGGTAGTGGGGGAAGAAGATGATAAGCGGAAAGCAATTGTTTATTATCTTTCGAACGTACTTCCGAATGGGGGCTGGGAAACGCTTCTGTCCAAAATCCCAACTATACTGAACCTTGCCGAGTTTAATTTGAATAATAGAATAAACCTTTTTGAATTGGATGAATTGAAAGCGGTTAAGGAAATTATTGCGGAAAGTGAAACCGATTTGGATGTCCATTTTACGGATGACTTTTTTCATAGTTTAACCTTTCGATTCATACTCTTTGGGAAACGATTGATGCAGGGAAAAGCAATTCGGATTGATGATGTAGAAAAAGAGGTATTGACCGAGACGAAAGAATATAAAGCTGCATGCAAAATTGCTGGAAAACTGTCAGATGTTTTTCATATAAACTTTCCGTATGATGAAGTGTTATATATTACTAAACATTTATTAAGTTCTAAAGTTCAGTCATCTCAAAGGCTGCTGCAGGAAAGCAGGACTTCTGAAACATATTTATTAACAGAAGTTGTTTCTAAGATGGTAACGGATTTTCAGAAATACGCTTGTGTTTTTTTGAAGGAAAGAGATTTGCTTGAAAAAAATTTACTTTTGCATATGAAGCCATCGTATTACCGAATCAAGTACGGACTTGAAGTGGAAAATCAAGTGGCTGAATTAATGAAAGATAAGTATCCCGATATATTTTTGTTAACAAAGAAAGTGATTCACCATTTAGAAAATGCAATTGGAAAAACGGTTAATGACAATGAAATTGCCTTAATTGCCATGCATTTCGGCGGCTGGATGAGAAGAACCGGTGTAACTCCCGCTATCCGGAAAAAAATGCTCATCGTCTGTGCAAGTGGCGTCGGAACGTCTAAACTCCTTGAACATCAGTTAGAAGGGCTTTTTTCTACAATAGATATTGTTGGAAGTGTATCACTGAGAAAGTACGAGACAAGTGATTATGATGTTGACTTTGTTATCTCTACTACCCCAGTTACAAAAAAAGAAGTACCTGTCTTTGTGGTAAGTCCTATTCTTACGGAAGCAGAAAAGGAAGGCCTCTTAAAAAATGTCAACGCTTTGTTTGGAACAAATGTGATTGAAAAATCTACATCTGTCGAAGGATTACTAGAAATCATAAAAAAACATGCCTTGGTCACCAATACAGAGGGTCTAGAAAAGGAAGTAAGAAGATATTTTTCAAAGCAACAATTAAAGGTTGATTTATCAATAAAACCATCCTTGCATCAATTGCTTACAGGAGAATATATACAACTAAAGAAGAATGTTGGGGATTGGAAAGAGGCTATCCGGATAGGAGCCAGGCCATTACTTGAAAAAGGAAATATCACCGAGGAATATATTCAATCGATGATCAACACCATTATTCGATTAGGGCCTTATATCATCGTCGCTCCAAAGGTAGCCATACCTCATGCAAAACCAGAGAATGGCGTAAATAAAATCGGAATGAGTTTACTTTGTTTGGAAGAAGGAGTTCGCTTTTCAGAATCCGATAGACATGAAGTAAATCTTCTCATTGTGTTAGCTGCAATTGATGGAGAAACACATTTAAAAGCATTATCTCAGCTTACAACGATGTTTTCCGAGCCAGGGAATGTTCAAAAAATGGTTCGAGCAAAGTCAATTGAAGCCATTTTAAAAACAATTGAAGCGTATTCCAGTTAA
- a CDS encoding PTS sugar transporter subunit IIA: protein MKFLEERLVALDVEAYSPEETIKLAGNLLVNENAVDESYVEAMIQSYKKNGPYFVLAPSIALPHARPEDGVNEASVSLIRLKEPVTFGSQLNDPVKFVFALGASSSDEHLQILQKLISLLNDQSNVKKLEEATSYQQIKSIIGGM, encoded by the coding sequence ATGAAATTTTTAGAGGAACGCCTAGTTGCACTTGATGTGGAGGCTTATTCGCCAGAAGAGACCATCAAGCTGGCGGGCAATCTGCTTGTAAATGAAAACGCTGTAGATGAATCATATGTCGAGGCGATGATTCAATCATATAAGAAAAATGGACCTTATTTTGTGCTTGCACCCAGCATTGCCTTGCCGCATGCCAGGCCGGAAGACGGAGTTAATGAAGCATCTGTATCACTTATCAGACTAAAGGAGCCCGTTACATTTGGAAGTCAGTTGAATGATCCGGTTAAATTTGTATTTGCATTAGGTGCATCATCAAGCGATGAACATCTTCAAATATTACAAAAGCTAATCAGTCTTCTAAATGATCAATCTAATGTAAAAAAATTAGAAGAAGCTACAAGTTACCAACAAATAAAATCAATTATTGGAGGGATGTAA
- a CDS encoding PTS sugar transporter subunit IIB: MKILCVCGLGQGTSLILRINVETVLRDLGVQADVENTDVSSASSERPDYIITSNELAQSLEGHPSKIIIVNNYFDLNEIKTALQGNL; this comes from the coding sequence GTGAAAATATTATGTGTTTGTGGCTTAGGCCAAGGAACTAGTTTAATTCTGCGAATAAATGTTGAAACAGTGCTGCGTGATTTAGGAGTCCAAGCAGATGTAGAAAATACGGATGTTTCAAGTGCTTCCAGTGAAAGACCGGATTACATTATTACAAGTAATGAGTTAGCACAATCATTAGAAGGCCATCCTTCTAAAATTATTATTGTCAATAACTATTTTGATTTGAATGAAATCAAAACAGCACTACAAGGAAATTTATAA
- a CDS encoding phosphotriesterase family protein: MSFIRTLKSDIQPEELGFTYSHEHIVCRPDYWVQRGEDDLLLDDKEKSKMDVGDFKRHGGKTIVDATAIDYGRDVQAVKEISDETGIQIIGTAGFNKSFLWDARIKEELKPIIGDFETYAEWIDKTPINKLAEFVIREVEEGLEGTPFKAGQVKFGTGYNRISPLEEKTLRAVARAHHETKAPVHSHTEAGTMGLEQLELLKSENVKLQYLSLGHMDRNPDPYYHEQIAKTGAYLSFDGIAKIKYAPESTRIQCILELVKKGYEDQILVSGDTARKTYYKHYDYGLGLEYIIAKWVPRFIDDVNRQGFDGQKLIHKFFVENPARCFSFKK, translated from the coding sequence ATGAGTTTTATTCGCACATTAAAGAGTGACATTCAACCAGAGGAATTAGGATTTACGTATTCACATGAACATATTGTATGCAGGCCGGACTATTGGGTTCAGCGCGGAGAAGATGATTTATTACTCGACGACAAAGAGAAATCCAAAATGGATGTAGGAGATTTTAAGCGGCACGGAGGAAAAACGATTGTTGATGCAACAGCTATTGATTATGGACGTGATGTACAAGCTGTAAAAGAGATATCTGATGAAACAGGAATTCAAATTATTGGGACAGCGGGTTTTAATAAAAGTTTTTTATGGGATGCGCGAATAAAGGAAGAGCTTAAGCCAATTATCGGTGATTTTGAGACCTATGCAGAATGGATCGACAAGACGCCTATTAATAAGCTTGCTGAGTTTGTGATCCGCGAAGTCGAAGAGGGGCTTGAAGGGACTCCTTTTAAAGCGGGACAAGTAAAATTCGGTACAGGCTATAACCGGATTAGCCCTTTAGAAGAAAAAACCCTTCGTGCTGTTGCGAGAGCACATCATGAAACAAAAGCGCCGGTCCATTCACATACAGAGGCCGGAACAATGGGCTTGGAGCAGCTAGAGCTCCTGAAAAGTGAGAATGTTAAACTCCAATATTTAAGTCTTGGCCATATGGATCGAAATCCCGACCCATATTACCATGAGCAGATTGCTAAAACCGGGGCATATTTAAGTTTTGATGGAATTGCGAAAATTAAATATGCTCCCGAGAGTACAAGAATTCAATGTATTTTGGAACTTGTTAAAAAGGGCTATGAAGACCAGATATTAGTCAGCGGAGATACCGCAAGAAAAACCTATTATAAGCATTATGATTATGGATTGGGCCTTGAGTATATTATTGCAAAATGGGTACCACGCTTCATTGATGATGTTAACCGCCAAGGCTTTGATGGTCAAAAGCTAATCCATAAATTCTTTGTTGAAAATCCAGCTAGATGCTTTTCATTCAAGAAGTAA